The following is a genomic window from Pseudophryne corroboree isolate aPseCor3 chromosome 3, aPseCor3.hap2, whole genome shotgun sequence.
atgaggaatATTGCCTTCGAATTGTTTAGCGGAGAGGTAGGGAATGTCCTCACGCAGCAAGAGCCGGGACCTGCCCCCAGGCACAGCGGGTGCAGAGCAGATGGATCTAACTGTCCAAGGGAGGCAGGTGTGACCTAGGGGCCAGCAAAGCGTTTTTAATGACAGCCCACCACTTTGTCAGCAGGCCAGGTCATgtggagcagcagcctctccccTCCCACCTACACTGTGGCAATATTCAGTGGCTGGATGGCTGCCAAGCCAGGCAGTATGTGGGGCAGAGGGACCCCTTCTGGCAGCGGCGGTAGAACCGCCACCTCAGAGGTAGCGCAGGCAGGCTAGCTAGCAGACTAGTTGGAGCCGTCCATCCAGAGGGGGGCGGATGAAGCGTGTCTCCCGCTGTCACGCTCCGTCCAGCGGCTCGGCGGGTCAGCGGCAACAGCTCAGCTCTGGCTGCAGGGACGTGACCAGGCCCCCTCCACGGTGTCCTCCGGGCACAGCGCTGCACGGCCTCAGGCGATGGAAGGTAGCGGGTGTAACGGGCAGTGTGGGGTCATCCAGGGGTGCCACGAGGGGTAAAGAAGGTCTGTAGAGTGTGGTTGTGGTCCGCCCGGAAGTCCGGCGGGACCGCgttaaaatcgaggtcccggcttcaacGTGGAGACCAGGCTACAATACGTGGGAGCCTCCatgcactccccgattccgcggctctggTCAGGCTGCAGCAGTGGGATGATAAGGGGGATTGGGGGAGCGGTAGACAGCTGAGGAGCGGGTCTGAGCAGTTCAGGAGGGCAGAAAAGGGGACATATAAGCAGGAGCTCAAGCAAGCTGCTACTGCTCTCCTCCGGTGCCAGGCCACCCccccccagtgctggttttaaaaatatggggcacccctacatcttttgtccccggtatttttggaaccaggactggactaagagcccggtgctggttgtctaaatacggggaacccctgtccaatttcccccccagtatttaaacaaccaggatcgtctcaaagagcccaaagctagttatacttaggaggggggacctcacgcatttctttttacattttttaacccattcatacacttttccattaagttaatggaagccctggacaacaaaattgcattcatgtcctcctcccactcccttcccagtcccaaacactaatttttatatttttttctataaaaatttacaatatatcacaagtatgatgtgcAGGCAGGCATCGGacggagatgcaaattagtggcggagggttgggtcagttgatggtggccgcagtgccgtaactagaccttTTGGTGCTGTGTGCCAGAAACACAattggtgcgccccccccccccccccccccatattcgaaACAGGGAAATTGCGTGCTGCAGGCATGCGCCAAAAACAATTCATGGGGAAAGCACGTGACCACAGAAAACTacgaattcacattacaccacatagtagagcccctATTATAAAATATATGTCATTTAAGGCCccttatataaagtatatgcaatgcaCCAGTATATGCAATGCTCTTAGTACCAGCGTAgagtagagagagggagggagagacaaagagagagagagagagagagaggtgaagagAAATAAAGAGAGGtgtaggggaacagagagagagacaaggAGATGGAGGGAAACAGAGAAAGAGgcagggagacagaaggagagaaaGATATGGGGAGATGGaaggaggagcagagagagagagagggggagagagagggggtatattgagaaagagagagaggggagagagaggagatggagaaggggagagaggggaaggggaGATAGAAGGAGGGGAGAGGAAGAGTTAgcgagagaaagagggggaagatGGAGGGAGGAAGCGAtggaggaggagagaaagaggaagggagagtggtcagagatagaaaggttctgagagagagagggaggagagagaggggcaaggggggggggagggggccaagAGAGAGATGGTCGAGGGAGAGATTGGGGCAAGGGAGAGAGAGGGCCATGAGAGAAGGCACGAAAGAgagagggcagagagagaggggtggtTTGAGGGAGAGTGGGGGCAGAGGAAGTGAGAGAGAGCAGAGGGAGATAGTGGCTGAGCGCAGCACTTGCCACTTGTACTACACTTACTATATGATGCTTATTTCTGGCCTGGCATCAGTGGCATGGACgagcagaggctgctgctgctgtggtggtTCCAGGAACAGTCAGGGTATGTTGGAGTGTGGAATAAGTAGGAAGAGAGCAGCCCCTCTGGCCAGCCGGCACAAGCAGCATTATTGCTTcgagtcagggggaagagctgagaGAAGGGAGAgcagcccctcctccctctccggccggcacacaaaacaagactatgtCTGTGCAGTTCAGGAGCCGGCATCTGTAAAGCTCCCGGCTCCGGCGTACTAACAGCTGCCACTCCGTGCAGTTCAGTGCGGGGAGCCGGCACGGTGACAGCTGTAAAGACCCTGCCTGGCTTCCCCATATTGACACAGCTGCCGCTCCGGACCCTGCTGTTCACTGCGGGTGCGGGGAGCCGGCGCGGTGACAGCGGTAAAGACCCTGCCTGGCTTCACCATATTGACACAGCTGCCGCTTCGGTCCCTGCTGTTCAGTGCGGGGAGCCGGCGCGGTGACAGCTGTAAAGACCCTGCCTGGCTTCAACATATTAACACAGCTGCCGCTCCGGTCCCTGTAGTGCAGTGTGGTGATTCCTGCAGTAATGGCCCAGCAGCTTGTGCATACAAAGAGGATCGCTGGTGGATGCGGACGGTTGCGCCCACAGggcatttgcgctgtgtgcaacgcaccgtccgcacacacctagttacggcactgggtggccgagtttgtaagccattggtggtggcagcgggcattggctcaggggcagtattgggcattggctcagcgacggtaggggtcatcggcaggattcggcggacattatggctgtagtgcctcaccagccactgacctcaccgcatgccactgaagTGCTCCCTGCTGGTGCTTCTTTACACATCCCGTCAATCAGGGCCTGTTTAAGGGTTCCAgctgccctaggctaatacagaagtgtccCCGCTCCAACAATTTTTTCGCTCATATTTAGCTAAAAATTTGTAATTATTTGTAAAAATTTACCACAGATTCAATTTTTGTTTGTTGATACAATTGTATTTCTTTACTTCTTTAGGTCTTCACAGCAGGCAGCCGGCAGCATAAGCGATGCTGTTAGCTGTAGGTGCAGTCTGTGTGCTTAGCCTGATCTTGTGAGATGTGGTAATCTCATGAGACCAAGTTGAGAGTAAGTACCGCACTAGGGAAGCTCACAACATCAGATTTGCTGTTAGCTACCTGCATATCTTAGCCCAGGTGCTAGTGACAGACGGGCCCGCACCCTTAAAATCAGGGGCGGCCCCCGTTGACAGCATAGGGCAGATGAACAGCGATGGCAGAAATGATCGACGCCGTCGCTGCTtagagggaaaacaaaggaaaaaaaaaaaagaaaccaaatTAATCTATTGTGCCGGCGCCACCGGTTGATTGGGCCCTACCGTCTATGTACAGTAATTGCATATTGCAGTATGACCCTGGGAACTAAAATTTAGTTCATTACCAACAAAATCCCATCAGTTCATGGTCATAAACCATGCACATTTACATCCCAAACCCACTTCTTATGGAGTGTCCAAACATCACCTACTGTAGGTCTTTTCAGAATCTTTCTGTGAAAAGATTAAACCCCAATCtctgtacacataacatcacacactTTCTGTTATTAGCGCCATTGTGTTCCTGCTGAAACTTTCCATCACTTCTGAACTGTTTGAGCTAAATGAAATCCAACAACTGAGGGAAATGCAGCTCAGCACTGCAGTCAATATCGTCACAGCTCACAGGCTTTTGATAGAGACAGCTGGGAATAGATTAAACCGGACAGTAAAATTGCATGAACTGGAAATAGGGCAGCACTGTGCAGATCTCAGACAAACTACAGGACGGTCTGATAGACACAGCCCAATTTCTCATTTTCCAAGTAGAAATCCAGAAGAGGGGGCTCACAGCCCAGTTACTAATACACGTTATTGGGGGCAGCACTTCTGTGCATTCCCTCCAGATGTTGCAGACCAAAAGGCTTTGGCTGGCATGGcaaactgggacttgtagttccacaggatgcATAAAGCTGCTATTTATAATTATTTGGAACTACCACACAACTGAAGGGGAAATGTGTGTACATGAGCTATAATTTGCAATCAACGAGAGAacattacacattacagtaatcCTTACCTAAAGCTACACTCCCCTTATGATTGAAACATATTGTACATGCACACTACAGTATATGGTGTGGCTATAAAGGGGGTGACTACTGATGAGCCCAGTGAAGACATTGTTAGCATGGAAATGTTAGCTGGAGATCCACTGGCTGTGATGAGGTTAACCAAGGTGCATTCAGCAGACAAGCACAGGAATACTGTACCTGCTCTGCTGAAGGCTGCTGTGGCTCTGTATTTACATCAGCCCAATCCTGAGCATCTCAGTAGCAGAGTATTTGCTGGATAATCAGAATGAGTCAGCCTGCACACAACTGTTTGTCCACATGCATCCCAGCATGCGCGAAGGCTGGAGCTATGTGGAGTCTTTCCATCTCAGTATGATAAATGGGAGTATGTATGCAAACATATACAGTATTTCTGCAGGAGCTGTCTCTCACTTTCTGGATTAACAAATGCGCAGGGACAGCAGGCAGAACACCTCTCGAGAGTCCCTGGATTCCTTAAAGACGGATACAATAACTTGAATCGTTTTTCCTATTCCTCCTTGTCTTTAAGCCTGAGCTAGTTCTCTTTTGCTGGGTATGTGCTAAAACCTGCATGTATTAATGTATAAAGGGGACGCAGCGTTATTGCTTTCGTGTACAGTGAAATCATGCGGGGACAGAGCAAAGCACAGAGTGCAAATGACTTTCTTCTTCACTGACATTGATTCTCCTTCATAAATAATCATTATTGCCATTGGAGACGTAATTATTTTTAGGAGCTTGAAGAAGCAGCGATGTAGGATAGTAGGAGACACTCGTAGAATCCTGGCTGCATTTGTTCCTCccgggctgtggggaaggaggacCTCAGCCTGGTGTCCACCTCATGGAAAACCTGTCGCCCTACAATGTCACAATCCACGTGTTAAACGCAGACGCTGTAGAtgcggccagcagcagcagggacaggagTCTGAGAGCGCTGACCGGCTTGCTGCTGTCCCTGCTCATCCTGTCCACACTGTTGGGGAACACGCTGGTCTGCTTGGCGGTCATAAAGTTCCGCCACCTCAGGTCCAAGGTGACCAACTTCTTCGTCATCTCCTTGGCGGTGTCTGACCTGTTCGTGGCCCTGCTGGTGATGCCATGGAAGGCGGTGACCGAGGTGGCCGGCTACTGGCTCTTCGGGGACTTTTGCGACACCTGGATAGCCTTTGACATAATGTGCTCCACAGCTTCCATCCTCAATTTATGCATAATCAGCCTGGACCGCTACTGGGCTATCGCCAGTCCCTTCAGGTACGAGAGGAAGATGACCCAGAGGGTGGCTTTCATCATGATCGGTGTAGCCTGGACTTTGTCCATCCTGATATCCTTCATCCCTGTGCAGCTCAGCTGGCATAAGTCCCAGGGGACCATTGGAAAATGGAACTTCACCAACCAGACAGAGAACTGTGACTCCAGCCTCAACAGGACATATGCCATATCCTCTTCTCTCATCAGCTTCTACATACCAGTCGTCATCATGATTGGGACATACACAAGGATCTACAGGATAGCTCAAACCCAAATAAGGAGGATCTCCTCTCTGGAAAGGGCTGTGGAGCACGCTCAGAGCTGCCACCCTGACTGCCCTCATGAGAACTCCTTAAAGACATCCTTCAGGAAGGAGACTAAGGTCCTGAAGACCTTGTCCATCATCATGGGGGTATTTGTTTTCTGCTGGCTACCTTTCTTTGTTTTGAACTGCATGGTACCTTTCTGCCACATTGGTCTCCCAAAGCAAGAAGACCCTGAGCCCCCATGTGTAAGTGAGACCACCTTCAGCATCTTTGTTTGGTTTGGATGGGCCAACTCGTCCCTGAACCCCGTCATTTATGCCTTTAACGCTGACTTTAGGAAAGCCTTCACTACAATATTGGGATGCCATAAATTCTTTTCCAGCACCAACGTTGAAGCTGTGAACTTCAGCAATGAGTTGGTGTCCTACCACCACGACACCACATTTCAGAAAGATATTCCCATCACCTTTAACAACCCTCAGCTCCCAAACGTGGTGCCCCACGACCAGGAAGACCTGGACGGACACTGTTTTGACAAAGTCTCAGTTATATCGAATTCCAACGGGGCCAGGGGCCACAAGGTCTTGCTCTTGCCTGTTAGTGTCCAGTTTGAGTGTGAGGCTGAGATATCATTGGAGACCATCACTCCATTCACCTCTGCTGGACCTCTGGAGTGTCACCCGCTCCCAGTAAATGATAcagacagacagtataacacaaagatgtactaagcctgcaaCATTATCTATAGCTAGCTAACCATCACAACATATACGATGTGTGTTTAATAAGTAGATTTATTCACTGCAGTGGCTTCCCGGATATATACCATTTAATAAATAATTGAATGCATTATGTAGCAGGCATAGTGTAGGCTGAGTGTTATCATACAACAGAACAGCAGGAATGGCAATAACCAATCTGTACTACTTCTGTCTCTCAGGGGCTGTCAGTGCATCTGTCTCTAGTTTTCTACTATTGTATCAAATGTGGTGGTAATTATTTTAGGTCTCAATCTGCTGAGGTTAAAATGAAGGAAAGCATAGAATTGTCTCAGTGGGTGGGATGTATTCAGCACATCAGCTGGGCTTATAAATGGAATTATTAGAAGATAAAAGTAAACCAACCACTCCAATATTTCTGCAACATCGCTGCTCATTAAACTCCTTTTTGGAAGCTGTATTTTGTcattcttttttgttttgttttaataaaAGCCTTAGCTGTAAATTCAGAGCGAGAACAGCACTGCTGAAATCTAGCCTATGTCAGACAATGCTTGCTATTTTCTGGTATTTTGATTTtgcgtttatttaaaaaaaaaaatatatatatatataataataataataataataataataatattttatatatatatatatatatatatacacacacacacacacacacacacacacacacacacacacacacacacacacacacacacactgtatatactgtatgtaaatacaTTGAGATTCTGTAGTGAAGGGTGAAATGGACACTCACTAGAGTATTTCTAAGATGAGTTTAATGCTTACAAATTCATAGTAATACAAAGGTGACGTTTAGGTCAATGTACTGTAGATCTTTGTCAAGAGAGGAATCAATACAGCAAGTCAGCAATACCATCCATATAATAAAGCAACAGCTACTTTGAACTATTATGGATATATAAGCATTAAACTTGTTGTCTCAAAGTGTATTTTTTGTTATTACATAGGTATGTTGGGTTGTGGCAAGCCAGCCTCTTACTGCAATGCCTACATATGTATAGGTAAATATCAGACATCCCATCTGTGAAGTTCTATAACTGTTGAAGGGCTACATGTTACTTACTGTACTTACCTTCTACTGTACAAGTTATAGAGAACTTGCATGACCCATATGAATATGGGATCTTAACTTTTAAagatatttttattaaaaataataataataataataatcattaaaaaaaaagtattagaACGGTAGCCCCACAGCCATTCCAATTCCAGTTCCTCTCTCACATCAAGTAGCAGAACTGTCTGGGTTCTATGCTCAGGACCAGATGTTTGAGGAGATATATGACTTACTGTATCCAATATATTTCCATCTGAAAGCGACACTGAGCAGTTTCTCCTAGTTGTTAGGAGGGTGGGGGTTTAGAAATAAATCATGCTCATTACTGGAGTAATTCTATAATCTCCCAAGGTATAAAATATCATATAAAAATGCTGTGTAGCATTTGTTTTTAGCTAGTTGAGTATTTCCACTGCACCATCGACATCTCCACATGATAAAGTCATTTTGCATTTAACTTGCATTCATTTACCCTTCTGGGAGCTAGAttgttctgtctccttactgatttCAGACATGTTACCTGGGACCTTTTGCCGGTTCTAGAAACTAGCATATATTCCTGGGTCTCAGCTCCATGACCCTGGTTGGGCGCAGGGTCGGTGACATTTGCATTTACACCGACCAAAATGCTGGGTTTTGCGCATTCAcatgcaggagcggttcttggtgcgggcaagcatgcAAACACCTGGGATTTTGAAGTAAATGGAAAAAGGGTATATATCTGTCAGGTTAATAGCAAAGCCGCTACCGGGAAGTTGTACACAGGTTCAATATGAATGCAACCtgactgagacccctttcagacaggcgaCTGGACCCGACTTATTCCTAGGTTGGCGATGTCACTGCATACAGGTGCAGTGCCGGGGCTTAGAAATGAGATAATCTCCAAGCCCCGGCTCATCCTATGCTGTAAACAGGTCCCCAGTCGGCTTGACCTGTGTTACCCATTTACACTAGGCCTTACCCCGGTCCTTTCCGGGAAAaaccctgctcgctagcagggttgGATTCCCTGATCACTGGACCCGGGATGAGCAGTTTCCATTGACAAAAATCCCAAATTGATGGACATTCACGTGTAATAACCTGGAAATTTAATGTCAGTGGAATGACACTTTCAGACATGTAATCTGGGAATTTGCCGGGTCTAGCAATctggcaaattcccaggtctcaggtcCATGACCCTGGTCCTGGGTTGTTTCCTTTCACACATGCTGAAATCCCAGGTTGATGTACATTCACATGCAAAAAAACCCAGAATTTAGCTGCATGTGTGAAAGTGGTAGAGAAGGATTAAGAGGGTATATGGATAATTTCTATCCCGTGTTCTGTCCGTCTTTATTTGAATTGGCTAGTGTAGCAATACGCTTATTTACACAATTACACTAATTTAAATTAAAAGACATGTCTGACGATATTGATAATCAGCATATAAACCACAAACCCCAAAGGATTCTGTCCATCACAATTAATTGGAAACACGTCTACGGTTTTGCTAGTATATCTTTTTTAATCACTGTTCTTTGGTAATAAAACATATTGATTTTCTTCCACTGGTCTATTTTTATTTGACAGCAGTAAAATAAATAGCCAGACCTTCCTCTACTGTAAGTGATGGTGGGTAAGGGATTCTCATTCATCACACACAACCTCAGAATAGAACCCCCTTCACAATACCAGCTTAGGTATTTATAATTGGCTGCTACACAATGTGTCCCTTTTTCTCACAACTTTGCTCCTATGTATATTCTTAACAGAAATTTTCCCCATTCTGTATGTaaaatcctgacagaaagtttgTATGGTAAACAAAACATCAATGAATTCAAAATTCCTACAGCCActactgccctgtgacagataTAGAGGCAAATTCAATTAAGGGTGAATCCGTTCGCTTGGCCAAATATATGCAATTTACGGCAGCAGGATCTTGCTCAAAAGTGTTTGCTACTCCATAGCAGTTTTGAGCAATTTGGGGTGATAATCGGCCGGGTGAAGGGTGCGAGAAAAGCTGCCGCTGCCAACATTTGAGCGACAATGGCAATTTGCACCCTTTGCCCATTAAATCACATTTACATTTATTCATTCAATAGGGAACACTCCATCAACAAAGATATTGTGGTGTCAAATGGTATGATGGCTAAAGTTAGATATAAACTGGCCATGCACTATGTGGTAGCTGTGCAAACCAGTCAATTGAATAACTGGTTTGCATGATTAAAATTCAGTGGGCTTGCTTCAGAACAGATGCACCCAGACAAACCgtttcgttttttttatttttttgcgcaTGCACTGGAGCCACAGTgcagtgcgcatgtgctgcgatggtCCTGCAgctccagtcacagtgttgtgttaacagcagcctgattgacagggtgAAGGCATTTAGGGGTGGAGACGAGGAGCTGCTTGGAAATGGAGGTATTCCATAGCCAGCGACTGCATCATCAGACACAGATTCACAGGCCTCACCAGCTAGACATTCTGAGCGACTTTAGGGTTGCATAGATGTCCAATGGCCCACACAATGGTTGCAATGGggatctgatgctgtgtcttcgGAGGCAAGCAGCAGATCTGAGATGCTGGCAGTgggtttctttatatatatatatatattaaaaaaactacTCCTGTGGCATTAGCAGAAATGATCAGATCTGCTGCAACCAAAGATGCTACCCAGACtgcatccacttctgaatcaggaccAGTGTATGGTACTTACCGATTGTTCCATAAAGTGTAATGTCCAACTGCCATTACCACCAGAGAATAGGTAGCATCCTAAGCATGTACTTGCAATTATAACAGTTGCTAATTCCATAAGGAGTAATTCCATAAGGACTTGAATCTCTGACTGGTAGTCAGGCAAGCAAGAGAGATGGGACACAGAATAGAAAAAGCCAAATAACCATACCAAAGGTTCAAAAAAATGGCAAAATGTCAGATTCCTAGAGAGAAGTCAGGAACAATTCAGGAATCAGGTACTAAAGCACAAATGACAAGCTCAACAGTTAGACTGTCAGTCAGGAACAAGGCAGGGACAAAATGTGGACAAACCAGAATGCCTCAGTTTAACTAGAATCAGAACCTGTCATAAATCCTAAGCATTTCCATATGCTTTCTCCATAAATAGAAGTGAGTATGAATCTCTttagtcatagggggtcattccaagttgatcgctagctgccgttgtttgcagcgcagggatcaggcaaaaaaataataatttctgtgcatgcgtatgcaccgcaatgcgcaggcatgtcgtacaggtacaaggagcatcgtgggtttgcacagagtctaacgaacattcctgtcgcacggccgaacgcaggaagattgacatgaagtgggcgtttctgggtggcaactgaccattttcagggagtgtatggaaaaacgcaggcatggcagaaaaaatgaAGGCgtagctgggcgttcgctgggtgggtgtgtgacatcaaaagccgaccctccgtcgttagaatcaacgcacacgaagagtaactacagggctggtcttgttttgcacaaaatgattttgcaggcgctctgctgcacaagcgttcgcacttctacaaagcgaaaatacactccccagtgggcggcatcaatgcgtttgcacggctgctaaaaactgccagcgagcgatcaactcggaatgacccccatagtctgtaaaACATCTAATACTGTTGAGATTAAAACTGCACATGGAGTATGAATGCTTACAACTTAACACACAACCCATACTATTTTCCCATAACCAGGCTCTTGAGACATCTGGCCAATTACGTCACTACATTTAACTTGGACTATTTTCTGTGAATGCATCAACAGCCTGTACACCAGCATCAATAATGCCATAACGTCTCTTTCAGCACATCATGTCTCCACAGCACTGGGAAAGAGATGCTAGATCTATGGGAAGACATTCTTACACATATTAACATCTGATCAGGTAAAGTACAGTGAAAAAATTGTTAATCTCCTTCCTGTGCAAAGTTCAACGTACTGTACAAACAATTCACAATCCCTTATCCACATATATCACCCCCGTTTAAGGGCTGATCTTACCCCAGACCCATGGATTTTTGCAATCAAAAATCTGTGAGTCCGGCAGTACTATAACTGCGGCATATAGCCATACTTACTACTCGTGGATACCAGAAAAGGGCATCTTATTGAACTGACCCCCAAGATTATTTGCAAATGGTGTTATTTGTTTATTATTCTGCCGTTTTCACTTAAGAGTACACTTTCacaccgccagctttgaacacaggttattgcacatgagtgtgcataacccgtg
Proteins encoded in this region:
- the LOC135058081 gene encoding D(1C) dopamine receptor-like, encoding MENLSPYNVTIHVLNADAVDAASSSRDRSLRALTGLLLSLLILSTLLGNTLVCLAVIKFRHLRSKVTNFFVISLAVSDLFVALLVMPWKAVTEVAGYWLFGDFCDTWIAFDIMCSTASILNLCIISLDRYWAIASPFRYERKMTQRVAFIMIGVAWTLSILISFIPVQLSWHKSQGTIGKWNFTNQTENCDSSLNRTYAISSSLISFYIPVVIMIGTYTRIYRIAQTQIRRISSLERAVEHAQSCHPDCPHENSLKTSFRKETKVLKTLSIIMGVFVFCWLPFFVLNCMVPFCHIGLPKQEDPEPPCVSETTFSIFVWFGWANSSLNPVIYAFNADFRKAFTTILGCHKFFSSTNVEAVNFSNELVSYHHDTTFQKDIPITFNNPQLPNVVPHDQEDLDGHCFDKVSVISNSNGARGHKVLLLPVSVQFECEAEISLETITPFTSAGPLECHPLPVNDTDRQYNTKMY